One Babesia bovis T2Bo chromosome 4 map unlocalized Chr4_1, whole genome shotgun sequence genomic window carries:
- a CDS encoding GRASP55/65 PDZ-like domain family protein has product MGANNSRAVPTGGLRVHRVYPNGPAADVGFEIFFDYIMEADNNAYSDDSDETLMSFTSYISSKDNQEVTLNVYNARQKSLRLIKITPRKWDGVGLLGLSVRFAEFTAMDEGAHVINVHDGSPAKKAGLMPITDYLLGTNLQLFVDSDCVRVHVGERVDEDVTLYVYNSVTETIRKTVITPRHGWGGSGTLGCDLANGYIHRIPLVKGVFNIPSDEQDADTGNDSQELTLDLAAAAPTTKQITYCPGNHGDECVNVIAISSDTNVTEDEDAPEELYLPPTLVTVQTNANVENEEHSTESPSSTRSDSESQNN; this is encoded by the coding sequence ATGGGTGCCAATAATTCTCGGGCTGTACCTACGGGTGGTTTACGCGTGCATCGTGTTTATCCCAATGGACCTGCCGCGGATGTTGGTTTTGAGATATTCTTCGATTATATCATGGAAGCGGACAACAATGCCTATTCGGACGACTCTGACGAGACTCTGATGAGTTTCACTTCATATATCAGCAGTAAGGATAATCAGGAGGTGACTTTGAATGTTTACAATGCACGACAGAAGTCACTTCGCTTGATCAAAATTACACCTCGTAAATGGGATGGCGTTGGGCTTTTGGGTCTCTCTGTAAGATTTGCAGAATTTACCGCCATGGATGAGGGAGCTCATGTCATCAATGTACATGACGGATCTCCTGCTAAGAAAGCCGGACTAATGCCCATCACTGACTACCTTCTTGGTACCAATTTACAATTGTTCGTTGACAGCGACTGTGTACGAGTTCATGTTGGAGAGCGTGTGGACGAGGATGTGACATTGTACGTGTACAATTCGGTAACAGAGACAATCCGAAAGACTGTGATTACCCCTCGCCATGGTTGGGGAGGTTCTGGTACTCTTGGTTGTGATTTGGCGAATGGTTACATTCACCGCATACCTCTAGTAAAGGGCGTTTTTAACATACCATCGGATGAGCAAGATGCTGATACAGGCAATGATTCCCAAGAGCTAACTCTGGATTTGGCTGCAGCTGCTCCAACCACAAAACAGATAACCTATTGTCCCGGTAACCATGGAGACGAGTGCGTCAATGTAATCGCTATATCATCTGATACCAATGTAACCGAGGATGAGGACGCTCCAGAGGAGCTTTACTTGCCACCTACGTTGGTCACCGTTCAGACTAATGCCAACGTGGAAAATGAGGAGCATTCTACGGAATCCCCCAGTAGCACAAGATCGGATAGTGAGTCACAGAATAACTAG